The nucleotide sequence GCTTAATTTTCTAAAAATGAAGGATTTTGATGTTTCACTTTGGTTCACAACCGACACAACGATAAGAAAGTTTAATAAAAAATATCGTAAAAAAGATAAAGCGACCGATATTTTATCTTTTCCTTACCATGTTCATCTAAAACCTGGTCAAAAAATAGAGATAAAAACTGAGGAAGATAACAATCTCGGGGATATCATAATTTCGCTAAAATTTGTGAAAAAACATTCGGAGTTGGATGGGGTTGATTTCAATTTGTATATAAATATTTTACTTGTTCATGGAATAGCACATTTGCTTGGGTATGATCATGAAACTGATAGCGACTTTAAAGTGATGCAAAAGTTTGAAAAAAGTCTTTTGTCAGAAATTTGTGGAAAAAATTAAAATTCTATTCCAAGCAGCAAATCAAATAGCCTTTGAAAATGGGGTAATTCTCCGGCAGAAACAATTTTTTAAATTGAGAAATAAATATTGATAAAGCTATAAAAGCGAGTAACCTAAATATTGTCTTCAAATAAATTTCTTCCAAAATAGTCCCCCCACGGAGTTTTAGAAGCAAGTTTATTTGAAGATCTTTTGATAAAAATTCCATGTAAATATATAGAAGTTGAGACTTTAGGGACAAAAATGAATATCGCACTTAAAAACATACAAAAATTATCATTAGAGAGTGGGTATGAACCAATTTACAGCATTATTTATGATCCAAATTATGCAACAGTAATTCATCAAACAGATATTT is from Candidatus Dependentiae bacterium and encodes:
- the ybeY gene encoding rRNA maturation RNase YbeY — its product is MIFIKNSQKKIKIDINKIEQKLQKLLNFLKMKDFDVSLWFTTDTTIRKFNKKYRKKDKATDILSFPYHVHLKPGQKIEIKTEEDNNLGDIIISLKFVKKHSELDGVDFNLYINILLVHGIAHLLGYDHETDSDFKVMQKFEKSLLSEICGKN